Proteins from one Desulfitobacterium chlororespirans DSM 11544 genomic window:
- a CDS encoding aldehyde ferredoxin oxidoreductase family protein gives MVFTHRIMEVNLTTHTHGQYAIDPKWTRDFIGGRGLGIRLLWERTPKGIDPLAPEAELYLLTGPITGIAPGGAHTCLVFKSPQTNTLNYSITGAQWGQELRSAGWDGLIITGRSERPVYLLIEDGAVQFRDASHLWGLTTFEAEKQLREELKDSRVRILNIGPAGEKLIPYASVQQEMFRSAARGGGGAVWGSKNLKAVAVRGTRALPVHNPSQAIPIRNEMEKILKDSRTTIRRTYDLVRWGGSMTNMPHSDEGHLDVANYREGHWPEINKIGGLAYERLCRARSRGCFGCPMGCMPLGVVREGEFSGNVVCPDLEAAATMGSGILVNDLNAMVYLTRWADEHGFDSTSLGNITGFAMECYENGLLPEAELEGIDLSWGNVEGVLALWNRILNREGIGALFAEGVKTAAAKIGGGSQHYAMQVKGREFACFTPQADHKQGLQYAVSDKGPAHHFGGKADHTQQRTWADLLTACTWQRRMIKPEIYLKLLNAVTDWQLQAGDWPLTAERILLLARAYNIREGLIPLRDDVLPERVHADKLTTGVGAGQVYPREQFAMDRKAWYGELGCDAGGFPTPEALKEHGLEFAVPVVESSRRDSVQGCIER, from the coding sequence ATGGTTTTTACGCACCGGATCATGGAAGTGAATCTGACAACGCATACCCATGGACAATATGCTATAGATCCAAAGTGGACCCGGGATTTTATCGGCGGGCGCGGCTTGGGAATCCGCTTGCTGTGGGAGAGGACGCCCAAGGGAATCGATCCTTTGGCACCGGAAGCCGAACTCTATTTGTTGACCGGACCCATTACCGGCATAGCCCCTGGGGGAGCCCATACCTGCCTCGTGTTCAAGTCTCCTCAGACCAACACCCTGAATTACTCGATCACCGGGGCACAGTGGGGTCAGGAGCTCAGGTCGGCGGGGTGGGATGGTCTGATTATTACCGGCAGATCGGAAAGACCGGTCTATCTTCTGATCGAAGACGGTGCTGTTCAGTTCCGGGATGCCTCACATCTGTGGGGACTGACCACCTTCGAGGCGGAAAAACAGTTAAGGGAAGAACTGAAAGACAGCCGGGTGAGGATACTGAACATCGGTCCTGCGGGAGAAAAGCTGATACCCTATGCCTCAGTACAGCAGGAGATGTTCCGTTCGGCCGCCCGGGGCGGCGGCGGGGCAGTCTGGGGGTCGAAGAATCTTAAGGCGGTTGCCGTGAGGGGAACCAGGGCGCTTCCTGTACATAACCCATCCCAGGCCATTCCCATCAGAAATGAAATGGAAAAAATACTCAAAGACAGCCGGACAACCATAAGGCGCACCTATGATCTGGTGCGCTGGGGGGGCAGTATGACCAATATGCCCCATTCTGATGAGGGACATCTGGATGTGGCCAATTACCGGGAAGGGCATTGGCCGGAGATCAACAAGATCGGCGGGCTGGCTTACGAAAGATTGTGCCGCGCCAGATCAAGAGGGTGTTTTGGTTGCCCTATGGGTTGCATGCCCCTGGGTGTGGTGCGGGAAGGGGAATTTTCCGGCAATGTGGTTTGTCCGGATCTGGAAGCGGCGGCTACTATGGGGTCGGGAATTCTGGTCAATGATTTGAATGCCATGGTGTACCTGACGCGCTGGGCGGACGAGCATGGCTTTGACAGTACCTCTCTCGGCAATATCACCGGATTTGCTATGGAATGTTATGAAAACGGATTGCTCCCTGAGGCTGAACTTGAGGGGATTGATCTCAGCTGGGGGAATGTGGAAGGCGTCCTCGCTCTTTGGAACAGGATTCTTAACCGGGAAGGCATCGGAGCACTCTTTGCGGAAGGGGTAAAAACGGCTGCCGCCAAGATCGGCGGCGGCTCCCAGCATTATGCCATGCAGGTGAAGGGACGTGAATTTGCCTGTTTTACACCCCAGGCCGATCATAAGCAGGGGTTGCAGTATGCTGTTTCTGATAAAGGGCCTGCCCATCATTTCGGGGGAAAAGCGGATCATACCCAACAGCGGACCTGGGCAGATCTATTGACGGCCTGCACCTGGCAAAGGCGGATGATTAAACCGGAGATTTATCTGAAGCTGCTGAATGCCGTGACGGACTGGCAGCTGCAGGCCGGGGACTGGCCATTGACCGCTGAGCGGATTTTGCTGCTGGCCCGGGCTTATAACATCCGGGAAGGGTTGATTCCTTTACGTGACGATGTCCTGCCGGAAAGAGTTCACGCCGACAAACTGACCACAGGGGTCGGAGCGGGCCAGGTGTATCCGCGGGAACAGTTCGCCATGGACAGAAAGGCCTGGTATGGAGAGCTGGGCTGTGATGCCGGGGGATTTCCGACCCCGGAGGCCCTTAAGGAGCACGGGCTGGAGTTTGCCGTACCTGTTGTGGAGAGTTCCCGCCGGGACTCGGTCCAAGGATGTATTGAAAGGTAA
- a CDS encoding LeuA family protein: MNGKWWTKDWWVSEYNYHEEVVKDLRLPQKIEIHDATLRDGEQTPGVVFSKEDKVRIAELLAEVGVDRIEAGMPAVSKDDAQAIEEIAKRNLGPKIMVFCRAMREDVDRAVDCGADGIVLEAPSGYPKLKYQFASKWTEESLTEAVINTISYAKEKGLFVNYFPFDTTRAELPFLKRLLTNVTTQAKPDSVTVVDTTGSITPTAMRYLVRQVRETIDLPLEVHTHNDFGLGTATTFAAVEEGVQVVHSCINGLGERTGNTALEEIALGLRLLYGLELPKFNFQKLSELSQEVQRMSGKTLAQNKPVVGLLPFTREIGLGMKVLEDYPTAVFPFMPDFVGQKMKIVMGKKSGKESVLMKLEAAGLNADEKKVQEIVARTKAAGIAKGNWLEDEEFLVIARQVLDR; encoded by the coding sequence GTGAACGGAAAGTGGTGGACGAAGGACTGGTGGGTAAGCGAATACAATTACCACGAAGAAGTAGTCAAGGATTTGCGTCTTCCCCAAAAGATTGAAATTCACGACGCGACGCTGCGGGACGGGGAACAGACTCCTGGTGTAGTGTTCAGCAAAGAGGATAAAGTAAGAATTGCCGAATTGCTGGCCGAAGTGGGAGTGGACCGGATTGAGGCCGGCATGCCGGCGGTATCCAAAGATGATGCCCAAGCGATTGAGGAGATTGCCAAACGCAATTTGGGACCCAAGATTATGGTGTTCTGCCGGGCGATGCGGGAGGATGTGGATCGGGCCGTGGATTGCGGAGCGGATGGGATCGTTCTGGAAGCGCCCAGCGGCTATCCGAAGCTTAAATATCAATTTGCCAGTAAGTGGACGGAAGAAAGCCTGACCGAAGCCGTCATCAATACTATCAGCTATGCCAAGGAAAAGGGACTGTTTGTCAACTATTTCCCCTTTGATACGACCAGAGCGGAACTGCCTTTTCTCAAGCGGCTTCTGACCAATGTGACGACTCAGGCCAAACCGGATTCGGTAACGGTGGTGGATACCACAGGTTCCATCACTCCCACCGCCATGCGTTACCTGGTCAGGCAGGTCAGGGAAACCATCGATCTGCCCCTGGAAGTACATACCCACAACGATTTCGGGCTGGGCACAGCAACGACTTTCGCCGCGGTGGAAGAAGGTGTGCAGGTGGTGCACAGCTGCATCAACGGTTTGGGTGAGCGGACCGGAAATACTGCTTTGGAAGAAATAGCACTGGGTTTAAGGCTGCTCTACGGCCTGGAGCTGCCCAAATTCAACTTCCAGAAACTGAGTGAGCTTTCCCAGGAAGTGCAAAGGATGTCCGGCAAGACCCTGGCTCAAAACAAGCCGGTGGTCGGGCTGCTCCCTTTTACCCGGGAGATTGGTTTGGGAATGAAAGTTCTGGAAGATTATCCGACGGCTGTTTTCCCGTTTATGCCGGATTTTGTGGGTCAAAAAATGAAAATCGTCATGGGCAAGAAGAGCGGCAAGGAATCTGTGCTGATGAAGCTTGAGGCGGCAGGATTAAACGCCGATGAAAAGAAGGTACAGGAAATTGTTGCCCGCACCAAAGCTGCCGGAATTGCCAAAGGCAACTGGCTTGAAGACGAGGAGTTTTTGGTCATCGCACGCCAGGTATTGGACCGTTAA
- a CDS encoding phosphoglycerate dehydrogenase, translating into MQKEGWAVAQYTVLSTSPTFTKYSPQAAGILEEKGCRLVMIPPNGMREREDFKAVLAEAHVWVVGINKVYAQDLEAAPNLKLIIKHGTGVDSIDLKAAAARGITVANAPGTNANSVADLAFGFMLGLARQIVSADKRTREGFWGTVMGKDVYGKTLGVLGLGQIGKGVIRRASGFEMNILGYDLVHDSQFEKEYRVKAATLEEIMSEADYISVHLPLLAGTKNIIDRSLLEKMRPTAFLINTSRGGVVDETALYDLLKEKKIGGAALDVFAIEPPKQSPFFELDNVIVAPHMGAYTEGAMAGVSEIVAESIVRVLAGKEPLSVIKTN; encoded by the coding sequence ATGCAGAAAGAAGGATGGGCAGTGGCTCAATACACGGTATTATCAACTTCTCCGACCTTTACAAAATATTCGCCTCAGGCTGCTGGCATTTTGGAAGAGAAGGGTTGTCGGCTGGTCATGATTCCGCCCAACGGAATGCGCGAAAGGGAGGACTTTAAAGCGGTTTTGGCTGAAGCTCATGTCTGGGTGGTGGGTATTAACAAAGTATATGCCCAGGACCTGGAAGCCGCCCCCAATCTGAAGCTGATCATCAAGCACGGTACCGGGGTGGACAGCATTGACTTAAAAGCGGCTGCCGCCAGGGGAATTACCGTAGCCAACGCCCCCGGGACCAACGCCAACTCAGTGGCCGATCTGGCTTTCGGCTTTATGCTGGGCCTGGCCAGGCAGATTGTCTCGGCGGATAAGCGCACGCGGGAGGGCTTCTGGGGCACTGTCATGGGTAAAGATGTTTACGGCAAAACCCTGGGCGTTTTAGGATTGGGACAGATCGGCAAAGGAGTGATCCGCAGGGCCAGCGGATTTGAGATGAACATCCTGGGCTATGACCTGGTCCATGACAGTCAGTTTGAAAAGGAATACCGGGTGAAGGCTGCAACATTGGAGGAGATTATGTCTGAAGCGGATTATATTTCCGTCCATTTGCCCCTCCTGGCAGGTACAAAAAATATCATCGACCGCAGTTTGCTGGAAAAAATGCGCCCCACAGCTTTTCTCATCAATACCAGCAGAGGGGGCGTGGTTGACGAAACAGCCCTCTATGATCTGCTGAAGGAGAAAAAAATAGGGGGAGCCGCTCTGGATGTCTTTGCCATAGAGCCGCCCAAGCAGTCGCCGTTTTTTGAATTGGACAATGTCATTGTGGCGCCGCATATGGGGGCTTATACCGAGGGTGCTATGGCAGGCGTCAGTGAAATCGTAGCGGAGAGCATTGTCCGGGTTCTGGCAGGAAAAGAACCGCTATCGGTCATTAAGACCAACTAA
- a CDS encoding cupin domain-containing protein, whose translation MFTLVNINEAKFQQATGRRIAELASAAVTGTEGVTCRIVEVLPEQQGGARQPHTHCDVEEVIFVLEGQGKLWVEEQEKDILKDDLIVVPMETEHRIINPGGQRLRLLCFFPKARVEIP comes from the coding sequence GTGTTTACTTTGGTTAATATTAATGAAGCAAAATTTCAGCAGGCCACAGGAAGAAGGATAGCGGAACTGGCTTCTGCCGCGGTAACGGGAACAGAAGGAGTCACCTGCCGGATTGTCGAGGTTCTGCCTGAGCAGCAAGGGGGGGCGCGCCAGCCCCATACCCATTGTGATGTGGAAGAAGTGATCTTTGTTTTGGAAGGGCAGGGGAAACTCTGGGTGGAGGAACAGGAAAAAGATATTTTAAAAGATGACTTAATCGTTGTCCCCATGGAAACGGAGCACCGGATCATCAACCCGGGGGGCCAGCGGCTCCGGTTGCTTTGTTTTTTCCCGAAAGCCCGGGTGGAAATTCCTTAA
- a CDS encoding creatininase family protein encodes MGKSLKKKVLNGVRKVTSETNNYLLELTQPEAEAILRRSQLAIIPNGSVEQHGPHLPCGTDHYCIMAIARKVASGLDGLLLPFSHTGVTPFHESFAGTLTLRQETYVNLLLDTAVSVINHGVQKILFVNWHEGNTTSINYAASQLQKEYGVTCVVAQACYIAEQLYKGEADLTHAGALEVLPVMAYRPDLLKLERATNPSPYEAAKEVDALRRSKSVYPILKDIRQIAPTGWYGDLDIVSKEKAAELVERVSAEIITAAQQIFERMQ; translated from the coding sequence ATGGGAAAAAGTCTTAAGAAAAAAGTCTTAAATGGAGTGAGAAAAGTGACAAGCGAAACGAACAATTATTTGCTGGAGTTAACCCAGCCGGAAGCGGAAGCGATCCTCAGGCGGTCCCAATTAGCCATAATACCGAACGGCAGTGTGGAGCAGCATGGCCCGCACCTTCCCTGCGGCACGGATCATTACTGCATTATGGCTATTGCCCGCAAGGTTGCCTCAGGGCTGGACGGTTTATTGCTTCCCTTCAGCCACACCGGAGTTACGCCATTTCATGAATCTTTTGCCGGAACCCTGACTTTGCGTCAGGAAACTTACGTCAATCTGCTTTTGGATACGGCGGTAAGCGTCATCAACCACGGCGTCCAAAAGATACTTTTTGTCAACTGGCATGAGGGCAATACAACCTCCATCAATTACGCGGCCTCTCAATTGCAGAAGGAATACGGGGTAACCTGTGTTGTTGCTCAGGCCTGCTACATTGCGGAACAGCTTTATAAAGGAGAGGCGGATCTGACCCATGCCGGCGCCCTGGAGGTGCTTCCGGTTATGGCCTACCGCCCCGACCTGCTTAAACTGGAGCGGGCGACCAACCCGTCTCCTTATGAGGCGGCCAAAGAAGTAGACGCCTTGCGCCGTTCCAAATCGGTTTATCCTATTTTGAAAGATATCCGGCAGATAGCGCCTACCGGCTGGTACGGGGACCTGGATATCGTCAGCAAGGAAAAAGCGGCGGAACTGGTGGAGCGGGTCAGTGCAGAAATCATCACGGCGGCCCAACAAATATTTGAGCGTATGCAATAG
- a CDS encoding UxaA family hydrolase: METKILGYRRENGRIGIRNHVLIIPVDDLSNAVCLAVEHNIRGTMAIPHPYGRLQFGADLELHFQTLIGAGRNPNVAAAIVVGIEPNWAKKIADGIAETGKPVAYFGIEGYGDLKTIERVSRQAQEYVQYATSLEKVECELKDLVVSFKCGESDTTTGLASNPTAGVVGDRLVEMGGTIIFGETPETTGAEHVLAKHFATPELAGKFLKVHKDYLDLIESKGADLLGTQPTQGNIAGGLTTIEEKAFGNIQKAGKTPIVGVLAPCEEPQGPGRYFMDTSSAAAECITVMMAAGAVLHIFITGQGNIVGNPIEPVIKMSANPNTCKHMAEHIDVDISGVLTLDLSLEEAADKVMECLVKTARGRLTDAEALNHNEFVLTRLYPSA, from the coding sequence ATGGAAACTAAGATTTTAGGGTACCGCAGAGAAAACGGGCGGATTGGGATCCGCAATCACGTCTTGATCATTCCTGTGGATGATTTGTCCAATGCCGTCTGTTTGGCCGTTGAGCATAATATCAGAGGCACGATGGCCATACCCCATCCCTACGGTCGTTTACAATTCGGAGCCGATCTGGAACTGCATTTTCAAACCCTGATCGGCGCCGGCCGCAACCCTAATGTGGCAGCCGCCATTGTCGTGGGTATTGAACCCAACTGGGCGAAAAAGATTGCCGACGGCATCGCGGAGACCGGCAAACCTGTTGCCTATTTCGGGATCGAGGGATACGGCGACCTCAAAACCATCGAACGGGTTTCCCGCCAGGCCCAGGAGTATGTACAATATGCAACCTCTTTGGAAAAGGTGGAGTGTGAATTAAAGGATCTCGTCGTCAGCTTCAAATGCGGCGAATCGGATACGACTACAGGGCTGGCCTCAAATCCCACGGCCGGCGTGGTCGGAGACCGCCTGGTTGAAATGGGCGGAACAATTATCTTTGGGGAAACCCCGGAGACAACCGGTGCGGAACATGTGCTGGCCAAACATTTTGCCACCCCGGAACTTGCCGGGAAGTTCCTGAAAGTTCATAAGGATTATCTGGATTTGATTGAATCCAAGGGCGCGGATCTGTTGGGAACTCAGCCAACCCAGGGGAATATCGCCGGCGGCTTAACCACCATTGAAGAAAAGGCGTTCGGCAACATTCAAAAAGCCGGCAAGACACCCATCGTCGGGGTGCTGGCGCCCTGCGAGGAACCCCAGGGTCCCGGCCGCTACTTTATGGATACGTCTTCCGCTGCGGCTGAGTGTATCACCGTTATGATGGCTGCCGGCGCCGTACTCCATATCTTTATTACCGGCCAGGGCAATATTGTCGGCAATCCCATCGAGCCCGTCATCAAAATGTCCGCCAACCCCAATACCTGCAAGCATATGGCGGAGCATATCGATGTGGATATCAGCGGGGTCCTGACTTTGGATTTAAGCCTTGAAGAAGCGGCCGACAAAGTTATGGAATGCCTTGTGAAAACCGCCCGCGGACGTTTAACGGATGCCGAAGCTCTTAATCACAATGAGTTTGTTCTGACCCGCCTTTATCCAAGCGCTTAA
- a CDS encoding UxaA family hydrolase: MGKHKFLVHEDGDYVGVAIEDIQAGEEVMGVDLHSGKKFQVTSNHDIPLGHKIALRAAKKGEALIKYSESVGTVTQDIQVGDWVHTHNLKTARWDYGN; encoded by the coding sequence ATGGGCAAGCATAAATTCCTGGTGCATGAAGACGGCGATTATGTGGGTGTGGCCATTGAAGACATCCAAGCCGGAGAAGAGGTCATGGGAGTCGATTTGCACTCAGGCAAGAAGTTCCAGGTAACATCCAATCATGACATTCCCCTTGGCCATAAAATCGCTCTAAGGGCAGCCAAAAAAGGAGAAGCTCTCATCAAATACAGTGAGAGCGTCGGCACGGTTACCCAGGATATCCAGGTTGGGGATTGGGTACATACCCATAACCTTAAGACTGCGAGGTGGGATTATGGAAACTAA
- a CDS encoding SLC13 family permease produces the protein MDNLDPVMKEQHDITAKVQDETRKKIYGLVGAILLGILIWFLGEGLGPQGRMALALTMTAIVLWIFEVYPVEITAVLLSTFFVFTGAATPVEAFSGYGDAIVWFIFAALVFGTAVEQSGIGKRIACSLMRFSGTSFKSMMGIIVLVGALLSFLTPAGVERLLIIYPIAIGVAAVFVKGNVQGTNTGKLAMSITYLAGNTFGFGILTGIAINILGAGIIKEMLGIEIFWSQWILWFGVPTVITTLIAIFVAWKLFPPEDYVLTAKKENANQDFTNLGPMTIIEKRALLYLVITLGLWATDRWHHLPSWGVAIFSAALFCAPGFGVITKEQLKKIQFPIVIFSGAAITIGTVLGKTGVAAWIGKIFLGSFIRPDMSTQMMGAITYLVGVVAHIPLVESKTAAAAFTPAVAAYFDSMQLPALGPTLMSIMSADTVAFFPYMMMPFLALMGLGYFTTKDSIKLLSSYTFVAIIVQVISCFTWYHWVGLL, from the coding sequence ATGGATAACCTTGATCCTGTTATGAAAGAACAACACGATATAACGGCAAAAGTGCAAGATGAGACAAGGAAAAAAATTTATGGCTTGGTCGGAGCGATTCTCCTCGGTATCCTGATCTGGTTTCTGGGGGAAGGGTTGGGGCCCCAAGGGCGCATGGCCTTGGCCCTGACTATGACGGCCATTGTGCTGTGGATTTTTGAGGTCTACCCTGTGGAGATAACTGCTGTTCTTTTAAGCACCTTTTTTGTTTTTACAGGTGCGGCCACCCCGGTGGAAGCATTTTCCGGGTATGGAGATGCCATTGTTTGGTTTATTTTTGCGGCCCTGGTCTTTGGAACGGCGGTTGAGCAGTCCGGTATCGGCAAAAGGATCGCCTGCAGCCTCATGCGTTTTTCGGGGACTTCCTTTAAATCCATGATGGGAATTATTGTTCTGGTCGGTGCTTTGCTGTCCTTCCTGACACCGGCCGGAGTAGAGAGGCTTTTAATCATCTATCCCATTGCCATTGGCGTTGCGGCCGTCTTTGTCAAAGGGAATGTGCAGGGGACAAATACAGGAAAACTGGCCATGTCCATAACCTACCTGGCCGGAAATACCTTTGGCTTCGGTATCTTGACAGGAATTGCCATAAATATCCTCGGAGCGGGAATTATTAAAGAAATGCTGGGGATCGAGATCTTCTGGTCCCAGTGGATTCTTTGGTTCGGTGTTCCCACCGTCATTACGACCCTGATCGCTATTTTTGTGGCCTGGAAGCTGTTTCCTCCGGAGGACTATGTGTTAACCGCGAAAAAGGAAAATGCCAATCAGGACTTTACCAATTTAGGACCCATGACCATTATCGAGAAACGGGCTTTGCTGTACTTAGTCATCACCCTGGGCTTATGGGCCACTGATCGCTGGCATCATCTTCCTTCCTGGGGGGTAGCCATATTTTCCGCGGCTTTGTTCTGTGCTCCGGGCTTTGGCGTAATTACCAAAGAGCAGTTAAAGAAGATTCAGTTTCCCATCGTCATTTTTTCCGGGGCGGCCATCACCATCGGCACGGTGTTGGGCAAGACGGGAGTGGCGGCCTGGATCGGCAAAATCTTTCTGGGCTCCTTTATCAGGCCGGATATGAGCACCCAGATGATGGGGGCCATCACCTATTTGGTCGGCGTTGTTGCTCATATTCCTCTGGTTGAAAGCAAAACAGCCGCGGCTGCTTTTACCCCCGCCGTAGCGGCTTATTTTGACTCCATGCAGCTGCCGGCGCTGGGTCCCACCCTTATGTCCATTATGAGCGCCGATACCGTCGCCTTTTTCCCCTATATGATGATGCCCTTTCTGGCCTTGATGGGGTTGGGCTATTTCACAACCAAAGATTCCATCAAGCTGCTTTCCTCGTACACCTTCGTAGCCATTATCGTGCAGGTGATATCCTGCTTTACCTGGTATCATTGGGTCGGACTGCTCTAA
- a CDS encoding DoxX family protein, whose product MSSLVHFFSFTHGFSDLTLVIVRILAAIVFASHGWFKSFGKQKFRGSAERFAERGIPFPLLASYITSWSQLIAVPLLLLGFMTQWIALLLALEMVVATWAKYMDTQAIFDGMDLPLGTLAICLVLFVLGPGAYSLDALF is encoded by the coding sequence ATGTCTTCTTTAGTACATTTTTTCTCATTTACACACGGTTTCTCCGACTTGACCTTGGTGATCGTTCGTATTCTGGCTGCCATAGTCTTTGCCTCTCACGGCTGGTTTAAATCCTTCGGAAAACAAAAATTTCGCGGATCGGCCGAACGTTTTGCCGAACGCGGCATTCCCTTTCCTTTGCTGGCCTCTTATATCACTTCATGGAGTCAGTTGATTGCGGTGCCGCTTTTGCTGCTGGGTTTTATGACCCAATGGATTGCTTTGCTGCTTGCTCTGGAAATGGTCGTCGCCACATGGGCAAAGTATATGGATACTCAGGCAATTTTTGACGGGATGGATTTACCCCTGGGTACTTTAGCGATTTGTCTGGTGCTTTTTGTTTTGGGCCCGGGCGCTTATTCGTTGGATGCCTTATTTTAA
- a CDS encoding sigma-54 interaction domain-containing protein encodes MQMYDLLQMIQFGEVNSRYFTKVNDQWNRFQEGREVDNSVVPQEYLDSWKRCRAYRLDPYDLTLSVVENPKQKEFFLNTVKKYEFYLQSVFEIFDLSDFLFKLQTRDGICQLLGQSPLTLMDCSEKNSGTTSSSIALYEDKPAVIFQPFYYRQTYVRKNFGEIHGASAPIHNEKNELIGDVVLLYHYPELSLQAFHMVSLIAKIFDHLYWPLTFGHERQLEQIMNCLPQGIALGSKKETINFCNEKMVDLLEIRKKQNTGQGRKKSLPVFMKAQNDLYTFNHIKGKSPLIQKAKNTAEKIADTYVPVMIYGESGTGKEMFAQAIHNASSRSGGPFIAINCGAIPGELVESELFGYEEGAFTGASKGGKVGKIEAASGGTLFLDEIESMPLKDQIKLLRVLSTRKVQKIGSTKEVPVNVRLISATKTDLLQQADESLFREDLFYRISTFIVELPPLRERKEDIILLAEEFIQRLEKRYSRSSIDMDWSFINALLSYKWRGNVRELEHAMEHAVIMLDKQSSLLLEHLPEKIQDYYLNNTTEEIIEEAMEHENKFGLLALAEQKMIERVLDSVDGNISAAAEQLGINRRTIYRKLQRKENLDS; translated from the coding sequence ATGCAGATGTATGATTTATTACAGATGATCCAATTCGGCGAAGTCAATTCCCGATATTTTACCAAGGTGAACGATCAATGGAACCGCTTTCAGGAAGGCCGGGAAGTAGACAATTCTGTCGTTCCCCAGGAATATCTCGATTCCTGGAAACGATGCAGAGCTTACAGGCTTGATCCTTATGACCTAACCCTCTCCGTCGTGGAAAACCCGAAGCAGAAAGAGTTTTTCCTGAATACAGTAAAGAAATATGAGTTTTATCTGCAAAGCGTTTTTGAAATTTTTGATTTAAGTGACTTTTTATTTAAACTGCAGACCAGAGACGGAATCTGCCAGCTTCTGGGCCAGTCCCCACTTACTTTAATGGATTGTTCGGAGAAGAACAGTGGAACAACCAGCTCCAGCATCGCCCTTTACGAAGATAAACCCGCTGTCATATTTCAGCCTTTTTATTATCGCCAGACCTATGTCAGGAAAAATTTCGGAGAAATACACGGGGCTTCGGCACCAATTCATAATGAGAAAAACGAGCTGATTGGGGATGTAGTCCTTTTGTATCATTATCCGGAATTAAGCCTACAAGCGTTTCATATGGTTTCCTTGATTGCCAAAATATTTGACCACCTGTACTGGCCGCTTACGTTCGGGCATGAAAGACAACTGGAGCAGATTATGAATTGCCTTCCGCAAGGGATCGCCCTGGGCAGCAAAAAAGAAACGATCAATTTTTGTAATGAAAAAATGGTGGATCTGCTTGAAATCAGAAAAAAACAAAATACCGGGCAGGGACGGAAAAAATCCTTGCCGGTATTCATGAAAGCCCAAAATGATCTGTATACATTCAATCATATTAAAGGAAAAAGCCCTTTAATTCAGAAAGCAAAAAATACAGCCGAGAAAATCGCGGATACGTATGTGCCGGTTATGATTTATGGAGAAAGCGGAACAGGCAAGGAAATGTTTGCTCAGGCGATTCATAACGCAAGCAGCCGCAGCGGCGGCCCATTTATCGCGATAAATTGCGGGGCGATCCCGGGGGAACTGGTGGAAAGTGAGCTCTTTGGCTATGAGGAAGGAGCTTTCACAGGTGCTTCGAAAGGCGGCAAGGTCGGAAAAATAGAAGCTGCGTCAGGAGGGACACTTTTTCTGGACGAAATTGAGAGTATGCCATTGAAGGACCAGATAAAACTCCTGAGAGTCCTATCAACCAGAAAAGTCCAGAAAATCGGAAGCACGAAAGAAGTTCCGGTCAATGTGCGCTTGATTTCCGCTACCAAAACCGATTTACTGCAGCAGGCTGATGAAAGCTTATTCCGTGAGGACCTGTTCTATCGTATCAGCACGTTCATAGTTGAGCTTCCGCCGCTCAGAGAACGCAAGGAAGATATAATACTCCTGGCTGAAGAATTCATTCAACGGCTGGAGAAAAGATATTCCCGCTCCTCGATCGATATGGACTGGTCATTTATCAATGCCCTGCTCAGTTATAAATGGCGGGGCAATGTGCGTGAGCTGGAGCATGCGATGGAGCACGCGGTAATCATGCTCGATAAGCAGTCTTCACTTTTGCTTGAACATTTACCTGAGAAAATACAGGATTACTACCTGAATAACACCACCGAAGAGATCATAGAGGAAGCTATGGAACATGAAAATAAATTCGGACTGCTGGCTTTAGCTGAACAAAAAATGATTGAACGGGTGCTGGACTCTGTGGACGGCAATATCAGCGCGGCCGCGGAACAACTGGGGATTAATCGCCGGACGATCTATCGAAAGCTGCAGCGCAAAGAAAACTTGGACTCATAA